GTAGTATTTAGAAGTAAACAAGCCTAAGTGAAAAAGGATTATAGGATTAAATCTTATTTGAATTCATCTGCCCATGCTTGGGAGCATGCCAAGCATTGGTATGGAATGGcatgatacaaaaaaaaaatcatagtttGTGACAAAATCCGACAAGGGATAAGATATTAAATCTGGGTTAAACGAAATTATTAACTAATATATTCTGCAAAATCTGGTAATTATTCAAATCGCGAGGATGTCAGTACattaaaaatatagattttaTCCAAATTTTTATACTCGTGATAAACATATATGGCTGTTGGCTTGCTGAACCAGACAGGCTTGAAAGAACTAAATCATTACACAGGCCCTGAAATAGCTAACTATGAGAGGCGGGCATATTATATCATGACACAATGAAAAAAATATCCAACCAATCCTGAAACAACAATGGTAAAATGGTATTCTTTTCATGGAGTTTTTCTGAGAAATCAACATGTCAGTAGAAGTGGAGTTATTGAGGACACCTCACTggatatttatggtgtcaaaaaTCTAAACATCAGCTCCTAGCAACTTTGATTATTTATTGAAATTACACCCCTCTTATAGACTCAACCCAAAATAAAGTAGGAAGTAAATAATGCAAACTAGAAAATATAGTAATCCAATTAGACTCCTACCAAAACTTTTTGACATCCAAAAATTAAACAATTACCAAAACATACTCTCTTGAAGAGGGGAGACATCACCAAAATTAATCCTtacaaatcaaaatttaaaaataatcagaTCCTATTCTGCACCATGTGGGAAGCATTAGCTTTCTCCAAGTGAGTTAATATTATACCAAAAATGGCTGTTACTTATTGTTCAACAGAATTAAGTGAATGTGTTtaaaatgtatacaaatataacCTCATTAAGCAAAAAAGATCAGCATACTATTACTATATGAAACCAAGTATTACTATGACAAAAAATAGTAAACAGAAATGAGTGTCTAGGTAGCAAAAATTATAGGCATACCTTCTTCCCTGTTCGTCCAGGTTCAGTCCAACACCATGCCCCTTGCTGTCCATAATCACTGCCAATGGAGCGAATTAATGTTGTAGCAAGTGAAGTGCCTATAAAGATGAAAAATATTTTAGGAAAATTAGCAAAAGAAGAATGGGATAAATCCTACTCAAATACTTGACACACTAGTTGACGTAAACAATAGAAGCAATTTGTATAATCCTCATGCATGGTACTTTTTTGGGTTTTAATATGGTAGAACAGACCTATAACATCAGGCAACAGTGGAACCATAGAAGACATGCAATAGTTTAATTGCTAAGAAATAGCCTTAAGTGTAAAGAAGCATGCCCTGGAACCAGAAAGCTTAATTAGAGATGACAATGCCATTTTAACATAGTACAAGGTGATTAGTAGCATATAAAATAAACATGCAGTGGACACCACAAATACCTACCATTTTCCACAAAGAATGATATTAAATTGTATATTTCAAGTTATTTTTAATGTTTCTCTGGGACATCAATAGTGGATGTACATTATTGTCGAGTCAACGAGTGAGTTACCCCCATCAGTTGGATGGCAACTACCCATGGCATAAAAGACATGCAAAACAATGATATATCAATATGCGATgtcttagaaatatgcatgatcaTTTACAAAGAAAATCAATATCAAATTGTTTATGTGAGAAAGTACTTCAGAAACAAGTACAATtcataccccaaacatacaagtGAAAAATTGAACCATAATCTTCCACGTCAGTTTGATGTTTAACAACAGTGCGATGAAGAGTAAACGCAATGGTTGTTGTCCACAAGAATGATGCAACACTGAAGAAATGCACACTGTAGTCTTGAGCATAGCAGAAAAAACTATTAGACGGATCCCTGCAAGATCCAAAAGGTCCTCAATATAACCACAGTTTGAAGACAAGAAGTCATTTTGGCACTCTATAGCCATTTTAGCACCTCTTGTTTAACTAGAGTCCTCCAATCACTTCTTCCTGTTTTTAAATTCGTTAGGTCTTCCTTCACCTTCTCTTTCATGAGTAAATTGATCGCTTGGCCAATACATTTACAGTCACTTTTAAACTAGTACAGACTACATTAAGAAGTATTCATGTATATCTATTCTTGAGTAGAATAATCCCATGGTAGAGTTACATACGTGAAGCAAAGAACACTAATCTTTACAAAATGAGTAGATTCCATATTGCATATAAAGGAGAAAAGCATGAGAAGAACAATCAAGACGATAACCCTCGTCCCCAGGGCCCCCGCCAGTCAGCCTCACGGCCAacaaggaggtaaatcacggtaacTGTTGAGGCAAGTGGGATGAGAAAGAGAAGAACAATCAAGGATgtgaaagaaaagagagagagagagagagagagagaacgaAAGAAGAACGGTAGAGCATACCCGACCATAATGAAGAAACTGCAAAACATGTCCTGCAAAGTATTAAACATTAAATTAGAAGAAATGCATATTTGTTAGCAAGTGATTAGTGAATGATACTGAAAATAAATTACACTCATGCAAACCAATTGTGCCCAAAAACTAAAATATGGGAATTTATGCGTCGGAAACTCTCAGTTCATTACTCGAAGATGAAAATTTGATGAAATGGCGAACAGTAAGATTCAGAGAGAGAAGGGTAGTACGGAGAGGGCGAGAAAGAAGACAAGCTTGAAGGAAAACTTGTGGAGCTCCTTGAATAGGAGGTAGCAGAGGACTATGAAGGACGATCCGGCGAGGGACAGCGCCGCCGTACCGGCACTGATCGCCACCAAGGTGTGGCGGTCGGCCACGCTCAGACCCGCCGAGGACGGCACCGAGGACTCAGACAACGCTTTCATGGCCGCCGCGGCCGACAACATGGTTGCCGATGCCGCCTTCATCGGATCGATCACCTGGATCTCGCCTGAGCTGTGCGGAGGTGGAAATGGGGAAGACGATGAAGAAGACGCGTTAACTCCCCGATCAAACGGTACAGATTAATTCAGGTTGGGCCCACACTTGATTTTCATTTTTCACCTGCGCAAATATAAAAGCGTTTTACCATCGGCCGGtccaataaaattttctatcaagcGAAAATTTTTCACGGgctattagattaaattaaaaaatataaataagttCATGGACTGTCCAgcgttaaaaaaattttgaactcTGTAATATACCCTAGgtgaaaatttgaattttattatCTAAAAAgtctaaatttgaattttattatCTAAACAGTCTGTCCTACGTTTTTACCCTCACATTCTAACGGCTTCTATACACCCATTATAAttgtaattaaaattacttttcaaaaattattttaattaaaatcatgatcaaattattttaaaattattaatattgatcaaagtttaaaataattttaattaacttatcaatattaaaataattttaattaatattggagCAATTTTAACTATATTAAATAGtcttaatcaaatttaaaatattctttgtGACATTCGAGTAGTTCTACCAATGTTAAAGTTTTGTTCAAATTTGAAATAATTTGATCCACATTAAAGTATTTTTGACAAACATCAAAGCAATtttaaacaatatcaaaataattttaatcgatAACAAAGTAATTTTGTCAACAtcttaataattttgattaatatcaaagtaattttaaagaataattttCACCAAAAACATCACAATAATATTAGACTAGCCtaataaagaaaaagtaaaaaaaatcaatatcgtCTATAGtaataaaattcttatttttttaataatccaaGTGCTCAAATTTAACTCGACTAATCCAGAAAAACACAGCCTTACTTCTAATTCggataaattcaaaatataatttatacataTTTAAAGATTCATCTCTAGAATATTCATTCCTAATTTTGTGTTCATTAATAGCGGGTGACGAGATAATCTGAATGTTGCGAGCCATTTAAACGCTGCGCTCTGGGCTTTAACGAccatgaaattaaattaaaaaattaactccaaaaacaaaataattttaattttcccgTTGCAAAATAATCGTTGTGCAAATTCatattttgtaaaaagaaaaaaaaaagagagagagatattTTTTATATACAGGAAATATTTTTATATCAAATAGAAAAAGAGGTATAACGTTCACTTTGAACATTTAATTATGTCTTATAAAAGATTAATACACATGTATCTAAATTTTCGGATTATCTATATTCATCCTCTCTTTCAAAAAATAGCTAAATTCTTAGCCATCCATGATCCATGTATCAAAATTCAGTTGTTTCAGTATTGCTATTTGAAGATTATTCTTTTCGTAGGTAATCATTTCTTGTTGCATGTGA
This window of the Zingiber officinale cultivar Zhangliang chromosome 3B, Zo_v1.1, whole genome shotgun sequence genome carries:
- the LOC122056563 gene encoding G-protein coupled receptor 1-like, coding for MKAASATMLSAAAAMKALSESSVPSSAGLSVADRHTLVAISAGTAALSLAGSSFIVLCYLLFKELHKFSFKLVFFLALSDMFCSFFIMVGDPSNSFFCYAQDYSVHFFSVASFLWTTTIAFTLHRTVVKHQTDVEDYGSIFHLYVWGTSLATTLIRSIGSDYGQQGAWCWTEPGRTGKKVAHLITFYGPLWGAILYNGFTYYQVNHTLNNATRMAVALSERPNQSDLRADRKAFNRWGYYPLILIGSWSFATINRAYDFINPNHRIFWLSFLDVGFAGLMGLFNSIAYGLNSSVRRAIAERIDLWVPEKFRRWLPAAKLRSSQETELTSLIVEG